GACTGTTGCCCGACGCTCCGAAATCACCCTCGAAGCTGCCTTGGCGGTAGCGCGGGAATTGGCACACTCGTCAGTGCTGGAAAGCGTCCCATGATGAACCTCTCGCCTCTTCCAGCAATCATGCTCGAGCCTCTGGTGCGGGCAGCACTTCTCGAAGACCTCGGCCGGGCCGGTGACGTCACTACCGATGCCATTGTAACACCCTACCACTATGCGACGACCGCGCTGGCGGCGCGCCAGACTGGAACTGTCGCCGGGCTTGATCTGGCCATGCTCGCCTTCTGGCTGATCGATGAGACTGTCGAGATGACGGTGGAGCGAGCAGACGGCAGCGAGGTAGTGCAGGGACAGACCATTGCATCGGTGAGCGGTCCGGCCCGGGCCATTCTCACCGCGGAACGGACGGCGCTCAATTTTCTCTGTCATCTGAGCGGCATCGCTACCGCGACGGCATCGATCGTCAATGCGATCCGTGAGTACAAGGCGAAGGTCGTCTGCACTCGCAAGACGACACCCGGCTTGCGGGCAGTCGAAAAGTACGCCGTGCGCGCTGGTGGCGGCTCCAATCACCGTTTCGGCCTCGACGACGCCATCCTGATCAAGGACAACCACATCGCCATCGCCGGCGGGATCCGCCCGGCCATCAAGCTCGCGCGAGCAAGCGTAGGTCATCTCGTCAAAATCGAAGTCGAGGTCGATACGCTGACCCAACTGGACGAGGCCCTGACGCTCGCCCCCGACGCCATCCTGCTCGACAACATGTCTGTTGTCCAATTGCGAGAGGCGGTGGCCATGGTTGCCGGTCGGGCGATCACCGAAGCATCGGGCCAGATTACGCTCGATATGGTTGCGCAGATTGCTGCGACGGGCGTCGATCTGATCTCCATCGGCTGGCTGACCCATAGCGCGCCGATCCTGGATATCGGACTTGATTATCGGGTCTCATGATCGACTGATGGACGGCAGCGGGCGGATAAATTTTCCGGTCGCCGTCAAGCGGCCAGCAGAGAAGCCGTAAAGGCCAGAACCAAGGAATAGGATGGAAATGGACGCAATGATTTCGACGAAGACGATGCCGCCGGCTCAAGCACATGACTCCGGCGCTTGGACCCTGGAGAAAGCCTTGGCGCTTCACGATGCACCTTTCAACAATCTGCTTTTCCTGGCGCAAACCGTCCATCGCCAGAATTTCGATCCCAACAAAGTCCAGCTCAGCCGGCTTCTCAGCATCAAGACAGGCGGATGTCCGGAGGATTGCGGCTA
Above is a genomic segment from Mesorhizobium shangrilense containing:
- the nadC gene encoding carboxylating nicotinate-nucleotide diphosphorylase: MNLSPLPAIMLEPLVRAALLEDLGRAGDVTTDAIVTPYHYATTALAARQTGTVAGLDLAMLAFWLIDETVEMTVERADGSEVVQGQTIASVSGPARAILTAERTALNFLCHLSGIATATASIVNAIREYKAKVVCTRKTTPGLRAVEKYAVRAGGGSNHRFGLDDAILIKDNHIAIAGGIRPAIKLARASVGHLVKIEVEVDTLTQLDEALTLAPDAILLDNMSVVQLREAVAMVAGRAITEASGQITLDMVAQIAATGVDLISIGWLTHSAPILDIGLDYRVS